The Oceanococcus sp. HetDA_MAG_MS8 genome window below encodes:
- the rpoC gene encoding DNA-directed RNA polymerase subunit beta' has translation MKDLLNLLKQGDEQEHFDAIKIGLASPETIRSWSFGEVKKPETINYRTFKPERDGLFCAKIFGPIKDYECLCGKYKRLKHRGVVCEKCGVEVTLARVRRERMAHIDLACPIAHIWFLKSLPSRIGLLMDMPLRAIERVLYFEGYVVIDPGMTPLERGQLMTEEDYLEAIEEHGDDFDARMGAEAVYELLKSLDLEGEARQLREDMAATGSETKIKRLGKRLKLIESFMSSGNKPEWMILTVLPVLPPDLRPLVPLDGGRFATSDLNDLYRRVINRNNRLKRLLELAAPEIIVRNEKRMLQESVDALIDNGRRGRAITGSNKRPLKSLADMIKGKQGRFRQNLLGKRVDYSGRSVIVVGPTLRLHQCGLPKKMALELFKPFVYSRLQRDGLATTIKAAKKMVEREEGEVWDILEQCIREHPVMLNRAPTLHRLGIQAFEPTLIEGKAIQLHPLVCTAFNADFDGDQMAVHVPLSLEAQLEARVLMMASNNILSPASGDPIIVPSQDVVLGLYWMTRERINGKGEGMVFSDVAELHRAYESGEVQLQSKVHVRLTEYAKDDSGELVGTTSRVETTVGRALISEILPKGLPFSLVNTELKKKAISKVINAAYRQVGLKETVVFADQLMYMGFRHSTRAGVSIGINDMTIPAEKTAILDAAEAEVKDIDSQYSSGLVTQGERYNKVIDIWSRANDRIARAMMDQLGKDTVVDAEGKEAVQDSFNSIFMMADSGARGSAAQIRQLAGMRGLMAKPDGSIIETPITANFREGLDVLQYFISTHGARKGLADTALKTANSGYLTRRLVDVSQDVVITTQDCGTEEGLVMTPIVEGGDVVEALRERVLGRTIARDLYYPGKDEILFEAGTLIDEAVADRLEEESIDEIVVRSPITCANMHGVCRTCYGRDLARGHLVNIGESVGVIAAQSIGEPGTQLTMRTFHVGGAASRSAAADGVVVKSSGVLKLHNLKTVEHGGSREQGADFEVAVSRSGEIGVIDANGRERERYKIPYGAQILLHDGQSVEAGTQVAKWDPHTHPIVTEVAGRVKFVDFQDDVSVEKQIDDVTGVETLIVKDVKGRSSAGKDLRPQIKLVDADDNELHFPGTEMAAVYTLPARAIVTVQDGSEVLVGDVVARIPQESSKTRDITGGLPRVADLFEARKPKEPAILAEATGTIGFGVGTKGKQRIKIVGEDGEVELLVPKWRQIGVFEGETVEKGEIISDGERSPHDILRLQGVAKLAEYLVKEIQDVYRLQGVRINDKHIEVITRQMLRKVEITEPGDTSFLRGEQVEITAVREANAKVKAEDGMPAKFERMLLGITKASLSTESFISAASFQETTRVLTEASVRGSRDDLRGLKENVIVGRLIPAGTGLSFHEQRKRNRRDALLEMEAPAGAANADDVEAAEATTVSGDDDN, from the coding sequence ATGAAAGATTTACTGAATCTTCTCAAGCAAGGCGACGAGCAAGAGCACTTCGACGCTATCAAAATCGGTCTGGCATCACCGGAGACCATCCGTAGTTGGTCTTTTGGTGAGGTCAAGAAGCCGGAAACCATTAACTACCGCACCTTCAAGCCTGAGCGTGATGGCTTGTTCTGCGCCAAGATCTTTGGCCCCATCAAGGACTACGAATGCTTGTGCGGTAAGTACAAGCGTCTGAAGCACCGCGGTGTTGTTTGTGAGAAGTGTGGCGTGGAAGTCACGCTGGCGCGGGTTCGTCGCGAGCGCATGGCGCATATCGATTTAGCCTGCCCCATTGCGCACATTTGGTTTTTAAAGTCGCTGCCATCCCGGATTGGCCTGCTGATGGATATGCCGCTGCGTGCGATCGAGCGTGTGCTGTACTTCGAGGGCTACGTGGTCATCGACCCTGGCATGACGCCCTTGGAGCGCGGCCAGCTGATGACCGAAGAGGACTACCTCGAGGCCATTGAAGAGCACGGCGATGACTTTGATGCCCGCATGGGTGCCGAAGCCGTCTACGAATTGCTCAAGAGTCTGGACCTTGAGGGTGAGGCACGCCAGCTGCGCGAAGACATGGCCGCCACCGGCTCGGAAACCAAGATCAAACGTCTTGGTAAGCGCTTGAAGCTGATTGAGTCCTTCATGAGCTCCGGCAACAAGCCCGAGTGGATGATTCTGACCGTGTTGCCAGTGCTGCCACCGGATCTGCGCCCCTTGGTGCCATTGGATGGCGGCCGCTTTGCGACCTCCGACCTCAACGATCTGTATCGCCGGGTGATCAACCGCAACAACCGCCTCAAGCGTTTGTTGGAGCTGGCGGCGCCAGAAATCATCGTGCGCAACGAAAAGCGCATGCTGCAGGAATCGGTGGACGCGCTGATTGATAACGGCCGCCGTGGTCGGGCCATTACGGGCTCGAACAAGCGTCCGCTGAAGTCGCTGGCCGACATGATCAAAGGCAAGCAAGGGCGCTTCCGGCAGAACCTGCTGGGTAAGCGGGTGGATTACTCCGGTCGTTCCGTGATTGTGGTGGGCCCGACCCTGCGGTTGCACCAATGTGGTCTGCCCAAGAAAATGGCGTTGGAGCTGTTCAAGCCCTTCGTCTACTCCCGCTTACAGCGTGATGGCCTGGCTACCACTATCAAAGCGGCCAAGAAAATGGTCGAGAGGGAAGAGGGCGAAGTCTGGGATATCCTGGAGCAGTGCATCCGTGAACACCCGGTGATGCTCAACCGTGCGCCAACCCTGCACCGTTTGGGTATCCAGGCCTTTGAGCCTACCCTGATTGAAGGGAAAGCGATCCAGCTGCACCCACTGGTATGTACCGCATTCAACGCCGACTTCGACGGCGACCAAATGGCTGTGCACGTGCCGCTGTCGCTGGAAGCTCAGTTGGAGGCGCGCGTCTTGATGATGGCGTCCAACAACATTTTGTCGCCAGCCAGCGGTGACCCCATCATCGTGCCTTCGCAGGACGTGGTGTTGGGTCTATATTGGATGACCCGCGAGCGCATCAACGGCAAGGGCGAGGGTATGGTGTTCTCTGACGTGGCTGAGCTTCACCGGGCTTATGAGTCTGGCGAGGTACAGCTACAGTCCAAGGTCCATGTGCGCCTCACCGAGTACGCCAAAGATGATTCGGGCGAGCTGGTGGGTACCACATCTCGCGTAGAGACCACTGTGGGCCGCGCGCTGATCAGTGAAATTCTGCCGAAGGGCCTGCCGTTCTCCTTGGTCAACACCGAGCTGAAGAAAAAAGCCATCTCCAAGGTCATCAACGCAGCTTACCGTCAGGTCGGTTTGAAAGAGACCGTGGTGTTTGCTGACCAGCTCATGTACATGGGCTTCCGTCATTCCACCCGCGCCGGTGTGTCTATCGGTATTAACGATATGACTATCCCGGCTGAAAAGACGGCGATTTTGGATGCGGCCGAAGCCGAGGTGAAGGACATCGATAGCCAGTACTCCTCGGGTTTGGTGACCCAGGGTGAGCGCTACAACAAGGTGATCGACATCTGGTCGCGGGCCAACGATCGCATTGCGCGGGCCATGATGGACCAGCTCGGTAAAGACACCGTTGTCGACGCCGAAGGCAAGGAAGCTGTTCAAGACTCCTTTAACTCCATCTTCATGATGGCCGACTCCGGTGCGCGGGGTTCGGCGGCGCAGATTCGCCAGCTGGCGGGTATGCGTGGTCTGATGGCCAAGCCGGACGGCTCCATTATTGAGACGCCGATCACCGCAAACTTCCGCGAGGGTCTGGACGTTCTGCAGTACTTTATTAGTACGCACGGCGCACGGAAGGGCTTGGCAGATACTGCGTTGAAGACGGCTAACTCGGGTTATCTGACCCGCCGTTTGGTGGACGTGTCCCAAGACGTGGTTATCACCACGCAGGATTGCGGCACCGAGGAAGGCTTGGTAATGACCCCCATCGTCGAAGGCGGTGATGTGGTCGAGGCCCTGCGTGAGCGCGTGCTGGGTCGTACCATTGCGCGCGACCTGTACTACCCCGGTAAAGATGAGATTCTCTTTGAGGCCGGCACGCTGATTGATGAAGCTGTGGCCGACCGCTTAGAAGAAGAGTCCATCGATGAAATCGTGGTCCGCTCGCCGATCACTTGCGCCAACATGCATGGCGTTTGCCGCACTTGCTACGGCCGTGACTTGGCCCGTGGGCACCTGGTCAACATTGGTGAGTCCGTGGGTGTGATTGCCGCGCAATCCATCGGTGAGCCGGGTACCCAGCTCACCATGCGGACCTTCCACGTGGGTGGGGCCGCTTCGCGGTCTGCCGCTGCCGATGGTGTGGTTGTGAAGTCCAGTGGTGTACTGAAGCTGCATAACCTGAAGACCGTGGAACACGGTGGTAGCCGTGAGCAAGGTGCCGACTTTGAAGTTGCGGTCTCGCGGTCGGGTGAAATTGGCGTGATTGATGCCAATGGCCGCGAGCGGGAGCGCTACAAGATTCCTTATGGTGCACAGATCCTGCTGCATGACGGCCAGTCGGTCGAGGCAGGAACGCAGGTAGCCAAATGGGATCCACACACCCACCCCATCGTTACCGAAGTGGCGGGTCGGGTGAAGTTTGTGGACTTCCAAGATGACGTGTCGGTTGAAAAACAAATCGACGACGTTACGGGCGTCGAGACGCTGATCGTCAAGGACGTGAAGGGTCGCTCCAGTGCCGGCAAGGATTTGCGTCCGCAAATTAAGCTGGTCGATGCTGACGACAACGAGCTGCACTTCCCTGGCACCGAAATGGCTGCGGTCTACACCTTGCCAGCTCGCGCTATTGTGACAGTGCAGGACGGCTCCGAAGTGTTGGTGGGTGACGTGGTCGCCCGCATTCCCCAGGAATCGTCCAAGACCCGTGACATCACCGGTGGTCTGCCCCGAGTGGCCGACCTCTTTGAGGCTCGTAAGCCCAAAGAGCCGGCGATTCTGGCCGAAGCCACCGGTACCATTGGTTTTGGTGTTGGCACCAAAGGCAAGCAACGTATCAAGATCGTCGGCGAAGACGGTGAAGTGGAATTGTTGGTGCCGAAGTGGCGTCAGATTGGGGTGTTCGAAGGGGAAACCGTCGAAAAGGGCGAGATCATCTCCGATGGTGAGCGCTCCCCACACGACATCTTGCGTCTACAGGGTGTGGCCAAGTTGGCAGAGTACCTGGTGAAGGAAATCCAGGATGTATACCGGCTCCAGGGCGTACGCATCAATGACAAGCACATTGAGGTCATCACCCGGCAGATGCTGCGTAAGGTTGAGATCACCGAGCCCGGTGACACTAGCTTCCTGCGCGGTGAGCAGGTGGAAATCACTGCGGTACGGGAAGCCAACGCCAAAGTGAAGGCCGAGGACGGTATGCCAGCGAAGTTCGAGCGCATGCTTCTTGGTATTACCAAAGCATCGCTGTCTACGGAGTCCTTTATCTCTGCGGCCTCCTTCCAGGAGACTACACGGGTGCTGACCGAGGCCTCTGTACGAGGGTCTCGCGACGACTTGCGTGGCCTGAAGGAAAACGTGATTGTTGGTCGCCTCATTCCGGCCGGAACGGGGTTGTCCTTCCACGAACAGCGCAAGCGCAATCGCCGTGATGCATTGTTGGAGATGGAGGCGCCGGCAGGTGCAGCCAATGCCGACGACGTAGAAGCCGCGGAGGCGACTACCGTGTCTGGTGACGACGACAACTAA
- the rpsG gene encoding 30S ribosomal protein S7: MPRRREIQPRQPLPDPKFKSVELAKFINMIMFSGKKSTAEGIVYGALDRIVDKQGAEDPLQFLDAAMDNVRPIVEVKSRRVGGATYQVPVEVRASRRNTLAMRWLIDAARRRGEKTMADRLAGELMDAAESRGAAVKKREDTHRMAEANKAFSHFRW; the protein is encoded by the coding sequence ATGCCACGTCGTCGCGAGATACAACCCCGTCAGCCCCTTCCCGATCCGAAGTTCAAATCGGTGGAGCTGGCGAAGTTCATTAACATGATCATGTTCAGCGGTAAAAAATCGACTGCTGAAGGTATCGTTTACGGTGCGCTCGATCGCATCGTCGACAAGCAGGGTGCTGAGGATCCTTTGCAGTTCCTGGATGCCGCCATGGACAACGTGCGTCCCATCGTTGAGGTGAAGTCCCGTCGCGTCGGTGGTGCAACCTATCAGGTGCCCGTTGAAGTGCGTGCGTCCCGTCGCAACACCCTGGCTATGCGTTGGCTGATCGACGCCGCGCGTCGCCGTGGTGAGAAAACCATGGCCGATCGGTTGGCTGGTGAGCTGATGGACGCGGCTGAAAGCCGTGGCGCGGCAGTGAAGAAGCGCGAAGACACGCACCGGATGGCTGAGGCCAATAAGGCCTTCTCCCACTTCCGCTGGTAA
- the rpsL gene encoding 30S ribosomal protein S12: MPTINQLVRKGRTDKPVKNKVPALEACPQKRGVCTRVYTTTPKKPNSALRKVARVRLTNGYEVTSYIGGEGHNLQEHSVVLIRGGRVKDLPGVRYHTVRGSLDTSGVESRRQGRSKYGAKRPKK; the protein is encoded by the coding sequence GTGCCCACCATTAATCAGCTGGTGCGCAAAGGGCGCACAGACAAGCCGGTCAAGAACAAGGTGCCGGCTCTGGAAGCCTGCCCGCAGAAACGCGGCGTTTGCACACGCGTGTACACCACCACGCCTAAGAAGCCAAACTCGGCTTTGCGGAAGGTGGCCCGTGTGCGTTTGACCAACGGCTACGAAGTAACGAGCTACATCGGCGGTGAAGGCCACAACCTTCAAGAGCACTCCGTGGTTCTTATTCGCGGCGGTCGTGTAAAGGACTTGCCCGGTGTGCGTTACCACACCGTACGCGGATCCTTGGATACCAGCGGCGTGGAATCACGTCGTCAAGGTCGTTCCAAATACGGCGCTAAGCGTCCGAAGAAATAA